Proteins co-encoded in one Chloroflexota bacterium genomic window:
- a CDS encoding diphthine--ammonia ligase has protein sequence MTEAISSWSGGKDSCFACYLALAQGYKVTHLLNFISREFRRVSFHGTRAHLIRRQAESIGIPLAQYAAPDMSLYEQTFKKAVSALKSRGAEAMVFGDIYIQEHRDWVERVCAEVGLTPILPLWGRETEGLMKEFIEAGFEAVVISAKADIFGEEWLGRMIDHSFLTDVKHLAQRKSVDICGEKGEYHTVVLDGPLFGKRIRPTYGNRVQRDGYWFLDIPRSRVKSK, from the coding sequence ATGACTGAAGCTATCAGCTCCTGGAGCGGCGGAAAGGACAGCTGCTTTGCCTGTTACCTGGCCCTGGCGCAGGGCTACAAAGTCACTCATCTGCTTAACTTCATATCCCGGGAGTTTCGGAGGGTCTCTTTCCACGGCACCCGGGCTCACCTGATCCGCCGGCAGGCGGAATCAATCGGCATCCCCCTGGCTCAATACGCGGCGCCGGATATGTCCCTTTATGAACAGACATTCAAGAAGGCTGTGTCTGCCCTGAAGAGCCGTGGTGCCGAGGCCATGGTCTTCGGCGATATCTATATTCAGGAGCACCGGGACTGGGTGGAGAGAGTCTGTGCCGAAGTAGGTCTTACCCCCATATTGCCCCTCTGGGGCAGGGAGACAGAAGGTCTCATGAAGGAGTTCATTGAGGCAGGCTTCGAGGCAGTGGTGATCTCAGCCAAGGCGGATATCTTTGGTGAAGAATGGTTAGGGCGGATGATAGACCATAGCTTCCTCACTGACGTGAAGCATCTGGCTCAGAGGAAGAGTGTTGACATCTGTGGCGAGAAGGGAGAATATCACACCGTCGTGCTGGATGGCCCCCTGTTTGGAAAGCGAATACGGCCAACTTATGGCAACAGGGTGCAGCGTGACGGCTACTGGTTCCTTGACATACCCCGGTCCAGGGTCAAATCCAAGTGA